The Brienomyrus brachyistius isolate T26 unplaced genomic scaffold, BBRACH_0.4 scaffold210, whole genome shotgun sequence genome includes a region encoding these proteins:
- the LOC125728220 gene encoding E3 SUMO-protein ligase ZBED1-like has translation MADSGEYSMAHVHTSENAPEIEIVQAPAAFKSEVWKHFGFAMSTNAKGQRVADKQWTICNHCHATVRYNTGNTSNMRSHLTTHHPYKFTDLLTKKVTSGQKTLQEAFSPVLPHNSVRAQEITRYIAEYIACDLRPFSAVDGKGFKRLVANLEPRYKMPSRAHFSQSVFPALYRKTKEEVMLNLKQSECVAITTDGWTSRATQSYITITAHVLSSEWEMKSYVLQTRLLSESHTGANIAEVLKSAVNEWELDKISTNIAAVTDNASNMRVAVNEAKLSPHIRCFAHTLNLASQAGLKVNAVSRLLGRVRRVASFFHRSSTATAVLTTKQKLLNLPAHKLIIDVVTRWNSSLDMVERYLEQQQAVAAALLSDELRQKSREIDTLDTSDIANAEDLVKLLSPIKKATTVLCDESQPTISLISPLKQMIQESMATDKHDSNVIAQMKAAILKDLSDRYQGEDEKFLQESSALDPRFRTLQHLGSKEREDVFERIKLKASQMQQQNQDQDVLSQSSHSPDPANSNESFVPPPKKHALEDLLGSSFGCNDSEVTGGIQAEMDSYCKESLISLSACPLKWWRDNAGQYPILSSLAKTYLCVPATSVPSERVFSTAGDIVNAQRSLLLPCNVDLLIFLKKNLNIS, from the exons ATGGCGGATAGCGGCGAATACAGCATGGCTCATGTTCATACTTCTGAAAACGCCCCCGAAATTGAGATTGTGCAAGCCCCTGCAGCATTCAAGTCCGAAGTATGGAAGCATTTCGGCTTCGCTATGTCAACAAACGCTAAAGGACAGAGGGTGGCGGACAAACAATGGACCATATGCAATCACTGCCACGCTACAGTGCGTTATAACACGggaaacacaagcaacatgCGGAGTCACCTGACGACCCATCACCCCTACAAGTTTACAGATTTGCTCACAAAGAAGGTCACGTCCGGTCAAAAAACGTTACAGGAGGCATTTTCACCAGTTTTGCCACACAACAGCGTAAGGGCTCAGGAAATCACGAGGTACATCGCGGAATACATAGCTTGTGATTTACGTCCTTTTTCTGCAGTAGATGGTAAAGGATTTAAAAGGTTAGTGGCCAACCTTGAGCCGAGGTACAAGATGCCATCGCGGGCTCATTTTAGTCAAAGTGTGTTTCCTGCTCTTTACCGTAAGACAAAAGAAGAAGTTATGCTGAACCTTAAACAGTCTGAGTGCGTCGCTATTACCACTGACGGATGGACTTCGCGAGCAACGCAGAGTTACATCACTATTACAGCACATGTGTTATCGAGTGAATGGGAGATGAAGAGTTACGTTTTACAAACAAGACTGCTAAGCGAATCACACACTGGTGCAAACATAGCAGAAGTGCTCAAATCTGCAGTGAACGAGTGGGAGCTGGACAAGATTAGCACGAATATCGCTGCTGTTACTGACAACGCAAGCAATATGCGAGTAGCAGTAAATGAAGCCAAACTGTCTCCTCACATAAGGTGCTTCGCGCACACGTTAAATCTGGCCTCCCAAGCAGGTTTAAAGGTAAACGCTGTGAGCCGCCTCCTCGGAAGAGTTAGACGTGTGGCAAGTTTTTTTCATCGCAGTTCTACAGCCACAGCTGTTCTGACCACCAAACAAAAACTACTAAATCTCCCTGCGCACAAATTGATCATTGATGTCGTTACAAGATGGAATAGCTCACTTGACATGGTGGAGCGCTACCTAGAACAACAACAAGCTGTTGCTGCAGCCCTTCTGAGTGATGAACTGAGACAAAAGTCACGTGAAATAGACACTTTGGACACTTCAGACATTGCAAATGCTGAAGATCTAGTGAAGCTCCTTTCACCAATAAAAAAAGCCACAACTGTGCTCTGTGATGAGTCGCAACCAACAATTTCTCTAATTTCACCTCTAAAACAAATGATTCAAGAAAGCATGGCCACAGATAAACATGACTCAAATGTTATTGCTCAGATGAAGGCAGCCATACTGAAGGATCTCTCTGACAGATACCAAGGAGAGGATGAAAAGTTCTTGCAGGAAAGCAGTGCTTTGGATCCACGCTTTCGGACCTTGCAACATCTAGGCAGCAAAGAGAGGGAAGACGtctttgaaagaataaagttaAAAGCATCACAGATGCAACAACAG AACCAGGACCAAGATGTGCTGTCACAGAGCTCACATTCACCAGATCCGGCCAACAGCAATGAGAGCTTCGTGCCACCTCCAAAGAAGCATGCCCTTGAGGACCTCCTTGGTAGCTCCTTTGGCTGTAATGACTCAGAAGTCACAGGTGGAATTCAGGCAGAAATGGACTCTTACTGTAAAGAATCACtgatttctctgtctgcttgtccCTTGAAGTGGTGGAGAGACAATGCAGGGCAGTATCCTATTCTGTCCTCACTAGCAAAGACCTACCTGTGTGTACCCGCTACTTCAGTGCCCAGTGAGAGAGTATTTTCAACTGCAGGGGATATTGTAAATGCTCAGAGGTCTCTTCTTCTCCCTTGCAATGTAGATCTTTTGATCTTTCTGAAGAAAAACTTGAACATAAGTTAA